A genomic stretch from Penicillium digitatum chromosome 4, complete sequence includes:
- a CDS encoding F-box domain protein, giving the protein MPTYVDIHGLSGAVPGAPAEHMAADSKKTPGQSHHMGLKEDDIAGRGAGDTRSTSPQKSLYTKIDLESPRDSEDDSEISSLSDCPHPLPSASRLVRFFPELSSHFAIFSPVSADSKMDHSTGPSLFERELEERVQALYRGSADVAPDAHEFANQIQITLSSSVSDETLDYASSCYSHRSSVTSVGSTFWGDDGQHPYKTADAYSIYSPVAAGVFDDDRSISSSRPSPIVAPCHLHVSTLTRPIPITKKVSTNDLKNKPLPLEPSFGPSLALSHPCYSPLSTVSPRVKPQWSTQFSKRDSLRSLQHPATVSHSNWKHSMLHQFEGERESKYPCHTCGHSQRQGRQRSELVRAGHRARHVPTLSQASEELEDALVSLADQDLSPNTDGPLQISRHNGDLIATRPAPLPPSMKPHSQAPKVKAMLKNSRVSTIKSRAPSPANETSHKLSKREAKHKRLSRYKEKEMVEETDARNPSTFKETAKKAKSKKSFLAFRKQNSVSRDAMSVSSQSEDSLYTTLEAQSSDPLDLAPMRNSLLLRLPRLQTIDPRNPLDHFAEQAALSGNLGQVAMENVKLKEKPITSNIRQSWALVSTAQASSVQLTEQIYELPATSPSPSPALPSEVERSFPVNIPLPEDMPVDLILSIMQSIDSLDDLFNFALINKKIYSAFKGRELFMLKNALFKMSPPAWEMREMSPPWEMEWQLLVDPDSQVPEYTPTLYLQRYAQDIYTLAKLKALVLARCAPFLRRDTIRGLAGVDNIRAEEVDDAFWRLWTFCRIFGCGKGRENDLTGQMDWLKGGIQAKNYFTSASTMTQPFGINNVLFEPPEGFGRGNLSGLSQKQMYDLTEIWTCMGVLLQPLHGKCIEARKIGIFNGMNVPEGDLAREETVLEEWTSYILTLGLGAVLTLSAVCPADPTAATFTKAKEIGLAKWELTETEASRSAFLKEAVSRAYDLQERTFDSPTDLSLRRTRPAENDREIRERQAGFAHELRRRRRKRGLDPDPKGRLSFSAERPMSGFSTIVYNLNASLQDHRPIPSVPALVLDRSSTSTAGTAPQTPTRLSDPVGLFASSYAPPPVMMPLPLSQRPQFLDPVDRAINMMVNELGFSTQDAKWALKITDTGEGIDAAAAVQLLQRQREKNERNPLGQADTLLSDSIKREKSRESGWRWA; this is encoded by the exons ATGCCGACATACGTGGACATCCATGGCCTGTCTGGGGCGGTCCCAGGGGCCCCTGCTGAACACATGGCAGCCGACAGTAAGAAGACTCCAGGCCAATCACATCACATGGGTCTCAAAGAAGACGATATCGCAGGCAGGGGCGCCGGGGACACTCGTTCGACCTCCCCGCAGAAATCTCTGTACACTAAGATTGACTTGGAATCACCTCGAGACTCTGAAGATGATTCCGAGATTTCTTCGTTGTCGGACTGTCCCCATCCACTGCCTTCAGCTTCCCGCTTGGTCCGCTTCTTTCCAGAGTTATCCTCGCACTTCGCCATTTTCTCCCCGGTCAGCGCTGATTCCAAAATGGACCACTCGACCGGGCCCTCTCTTTTCGAACGAGAACTAGAAGAACGCGTGCAGGCCTTATACCGAGGCTCTGCAGACGTCGCCCCCGATGCACATGAGTTCGCCAACCAAATACAGATCACCCTCTCGTCTTCTGTATCTGATGAGACTTTGGATTATGCTTCATCGTGCTACAGTCATCGGAGCTCGGTGACTAGTGTCGGCAGCACGTTCTGGGGAGACGATGGACAACACCCTTACAAAACGGCTGATGCATACTCGATATATTCCCCTGTCGCCGCCGGTGTCTTTGACGATGATCGctccatctcttcctcaCGGCCTTCCCCAATAGTGGCGCCCTGCCACCTCCATGTGTCTACCCTCACCCGTCCAATCCCCATCACCAAAAAGGTATCTACAAATGATCTCAAGAACAAGCCCTTACCACTGGAACCATCCTTCGGCCCCAGTTTAGCCCTAAGTCATCCATGTTACTCTCCCCTTTCCACAGTGTCGCCACGCGTTAAGCCACAGTGGTCAACACAATTCTCTAAGAGAGACTCGCTGCGCTCGCTGCAACACCCCGCGACGGTAAGCCACAGCAACTGGAAGCATTCCATGTTACACCAGTTTGAAGGCGAGCGAGAATCAAAATATCCGTGCCATACATGCGGACACAGTCAGCGCCAGGGCCGACAACGGTCAGAACTGGTGCGAGCTGGTCATCGAGCTCGCCATGTCCCAACGTTGTCGCAGGCCTCCGAAGAACTCGAGGATGCCCTCGTGAGCTTGGCTGATCAGGACTTGTCGCCCAATACCGATGGGCCGTTACAAATCAGCCGCCACAATGGGGACCTGATTGCTACTCGGCCCGCACCCCTCCCTCCTTCCATGAAGCCTCACTCGCAAGCTCCGAAAGTGAAGGCAATGCTTAAGAACAGTCGGGTCAGCACAATCAAATCAAGAGCCCCAAGTCCAGCCAACGAAACAAGCCACAAACTCAGCAAGAGGGAGGCGAAACACAAGCGATTGAGCAGGTATaaagagaaggagatggtTGAAGAGACCGACGCCAGAAATCCTTCAACTTTCAAAGAAACTGCCAAAAAGGCAAAGTCAAAGAAATCTTTCCTAGCCTTTCGAAAGCAAAACTCAGTGTCGCGCGATGCAATGAGCGTCAGCTCCCAGTCGGAGGATTCTTTGTACACGACATTAGAAGCGCAATCTTCTGATCCCCTCGATCTGGCCCCCATGCGCAACAGCCTGTTACTTCGATTGCCTCGTCTACAAACTATTGATCCCCGAAATCCCTTGGATCACTTTGCGGAACAAGCAGCGTTGTCAGGTAACCTCGGCCAAGTCGCCATGGAGAACGTGAAACTCAAGGAGAAGCCCATCACCTCTAACATCCGTCAGAGCTGGGCTTTGGTCTCGACGGCTCAAGCAAGCAGCGTCCAACTCACTGAACAGATCTACGAACTTCCCGCTACTTCGCCTTCACCTTCACCTGCGCTTCCTTCTGAGGTCGAGCGCAGTTTCCCAGTCAACATCCCCCTCCCCGAAGATATGCCGGTGGATTTGATTCTATCAATCATGCAGAGCATCGATTCTCTAGATGACCTTTTCAACTTTGCCCTCATTAACAAAAAGATCTACAGCGCGTTCAAAGGTCGCGAGCTGTTCATGCTGAAAAATGCCCTGTTCAAAATGTCCCCGCCGGCTTGGGAAATGCGCGAGATGAGTCCGCCATGGGAAATGGAGTGGCAGCTACTTGTAGATCCCGACTCCCAGGTTCCGGAATACACGCCCACACTGTATCTGCAGAGGTACGCGCAGGATATCTACACCCTCGCCAAGCTAAAGGCGTTGGTCCTTGCGCGATGTGCCCCGTTCCTCCGTCGTGATACCATTCGTGGTCTGGCGGGTGTGGATAACATCCGCGCCGAGGAAGTAGACGATGCCTTTTGGCGACTCTGGACCTTCTGTCGAATTTTTGGATGTGGTAAGGGCCGGGAAAACGATCTCACTGGCCAAATGGACTGGTTAAAGGGGGGGATCCAGGCGAAGAATTATTTCACCTCTGCCTCGACAATGACACAGCCTTTTGGCATCAATAATGTTCTGTTTGAACCGCCCGAGGGATTCGGTCGTGGAAATCTTTCCGGTCTATCGCAGAAGCAGATGTACGATCTGACGGAGATCTGGACGTGTATGGGTGTTCTATTGCAGCCGTTGCATGGAAAGTGCATTGAAGCTCGCAAGATCGGCATTTTTAATGGCATGAACGTCCCAGAAGGTGACCTGGCTCGCGAAGAGACCGTTCTCG AAGAGTGGACTTCCTACATTCTCACGCTCGGTCTAGGCGCAGTGTTAACACTCAGCGCAGTCTGCCCAGCCGATCCCACTGCCGCCACATTCACCAAAGCAAAGGAAATCGGTCTCGCCAAATGGGAATTAACCGAAACCGAAGCGAGTCGATCCGCATTCTTGAAAGAAGCAGTCTCACGCGCCTACGATCTTCAAGAACGCACCTTCGACAGCCCGACCGATCTCAGCCTGCGAAGAACGCGCCCGGCCGAAAATGACCGGGAGATCCGTGAACGCCAAGCTGGATTCGCTCACGAgcttcgtcgtcgtcgccgTAAACGCGGTCTCGATCCAGATCCCAAAGGTCGCCTTTCCTTCTCCGCCGAACGCCCTATGTCGGGATTCAGCACTATTGTTTATAATCTCAATGCTTCGCTTCAAGATCACCGGCCCATTCCATCTGTGCCTGCGCTGGTTCTTGACAGGTCCTCGACTTCGACTGCTGGAACGGCTCCTCAGACCCCGACTCGCCTGTCCGACCCTGTCGGTCTCTTTGCTTCGTCGTATGCTCCCCCACCGGTTATGATGCCTCTGCCTCTGTCTCAGAGGCCGCAGTTTCTGGACCCTGTTGACCGCGCCATCAACATGATGGTTAATGAGCTTGGTTTTAGCACGCAAGATGCTAAGTGGGCTCTGAAGATCACGGATACCGGTGAAGGAATTGACGCTGCCGCTGCTGTGCAGCTGCTTCAACGTCAGCGGGAAAAGAATGAGCGCAATCCCCTTGGTCAAGCTGATACCTTGCTGTCGGATAGTATCAAGCGTGAAAAGTCACGAGAGTCTGGCTGGCGCTGGGCTTGA